The bacterium genomic sequence ATACGGCTTGGTCCTGCCTGAAGAGACGCCGATAAAGGAATCCAACCCGCTTCGCCCCCTGTCGCCGTACGCTGTCAGCAAAGTCGCCCAGGACCTGATGGGCTACCAGTACCACCAGAGCTACGGCATGCACATTATCCGCACGCGAGGATTCAACCACACCGGCCCGCGTCGCGGCGACGTCTTTGTCACTTCCAACTTCGCCAAGCAGATTGTCGACATCGAGCGCGGCAAACAAGAGCCGGTGATTCACGTCGGCAACCTGAACGCGGTCCGCGACTTCACCGATGTCCGCGATACGGTAGTCGGTTACTACCTCGCACTGGAAAAGGGCAAGCCCGGCGACGTCTACAACGTGGCGACCGGCAAAGGCTACAAGATACGCGAGATGCTCGATATCCTGCTTAGCTTCTCCAAGGTCAAGATTGAGACCCGGCCCGATCCCAAGCGAATGAGGCCGAGCGACGTCGAACTCCTGCTCGGCGACGCGACCAAGCTCCGCACAGAGACCGGATGGGAGCCAAAGTACAAGTTCGAGCAGACCATGAAAGACCTGCTCGACTATTGGCGAAGCCGCTAGCCCAGAAGTCCGGATAGTGCAGAAGTCAGAAATCAGAAACCAGAAGTCAGAAAGTCCGAAAACCCTGCATTCTAGTTTCTGCATTCTGATTCCTGGTTTGTCTGTCTCCTCTGCATGAGCCGCATACTGGTCACCGGCATCGAAGGTTTCGTGGGCGGACACCTGGCCCGTCACCTCACCTCAGCCGGTCACACGGTCATCGGTCTCCACTGGGCCGATACGCAGCCCGGCCTCCCGGCTGAGCTTCACCGCGGAGACATCTGCGACTTTGACGGCACCCGATCCCTGCTTGAGGCAACCCGGCCGGACGGCATCATCCACCTTGCCGGCCTCAGTTCCGTAGCCCTGTCCGAATCACACCAGATGACAACCTACGAGGTCAACGCGCTGGGTACGCTCAAGCTCCTCGAAGCAGTCCGCCAGCTCCAGCTCAAGTGCCGCGTCGTCCTCATCTCCTCCGCCGATGTCTACGGCCGTTCCAACGTGGGCCGTCCCCTGAGCGAGGACCTGCCATCGCTGCCGCTCAGCCCCTATGCCCTCAGCAAGCACATGACCAGCGAGGCCGGCCTGTTCTACCACCGGGCGTTCGGACTCGATGTCGTGATTCTCAGGCCGTTCAGCCATACCGGCCCGGGCCAGGCCACGACCTTTGTCTTCCCCAAGGTAGCGAACGCCATCGCCCAGGTTGAGCACGGCAAGCGGGAGCCAGTCATCGAGATGGGCGACCTGAGCATCAGACGCGACTACACCGACGTCCGGGACGTGGTCCGGGCCTATCTCCTCGCCCTCGAACGCTGCACGGCCGGCGAGACTTACAACGTCACGTCCGGCAAGCCGCTGGTAATCAAAGAAGGCGTGGATTACCTGTGCGGCCTTGCACGAGTACCAGTGCAGGTCAAGAGTTCGGCGGCAAAGTTCCGGCCGCACGATATCCCTCTCCTGACCGGCGACCCCTCCAAGTTCGCCGCCGCGACCGGCTGGAAGCCCGAGATCCCCTTCACCCAGACGCTGTCCGACCTCCTCGACTATTACCGCTCCGTGTAGGACACAAGTCCTAAGTCCTAATGACGAAGGACTAATCAACGCGGGAACACACAAGTCCCAGCCCGAGTCTGGCCGCAGGTCATTTCCACATTGGTCATTAGTTAGGAATTGGGAATTGGCAATTAGTCATTCCTCCGCATCATGAAGCTCTCCATTGTGGTCGTCACTTGGAACTCCGCTCCCGACATCGAGTCCTGCCTCGACTCCATCCATTTCGGCTCTGAGTTCGAGGTCATCGTCGTAGACAATGCCTCCAGCGATGCTACCCGAGAGAAACTTGGCCGGTATCACCACCTGAAGCTGGTCGCGAGCACGCGAAATGTCGGCTACGCCAGCGCCAACAACCAGGGCCTCAAACTCGCGACCGGAGAATACGTGCTGCTGCTCAACCCGGACACGCGAATCGAGCTCGGAGCCCTGGACGCGCTGTCCCTATACCTCGACGAGCATCCTCAGGTCGGAGCGGTCGCCCCGCGACTCGTCAGTCCTGACGGCACGACCCAGTTCTCAATCCGCTCTTTCCCGACCGCGGTGTCGCTCTTCTGGGAACTCATCGGCCTCGCGCGCCTGTTCCCGAAGAGCCACCTCTTCGGCCGCTGGAAGATGAAGTACTTCGACTACGACCAAACTTCGGAAGTCGAGCAGCCCATGGCCTCCTGTCTGATGCTTCGCAAGACCGTCCTCGATTCTCTGCCCCCAAGTCATTCGTCCCTCGTCCCTAGTCCCTCGTCCCCAGTCCCTCGCGTGATGGACGAACGCTTCCCGATTTTCTACAACGACGTCGACCTGTCCAAACGCATGGCCGACGCCGGCTGGAAGACGGTCTACGTTGCCGACGCGCGCGTGGTCCACCGCCACGGAGCGAGCACCAGACAGGTGCGAGTGAAGATGATACCCGAATCGCACCGCTCCGCTTTCCGCTACCTGCGCAAGCACGACCATTCCGGCCTCTTCTGGCTCAAAGCTGTCGTCCTCCTCCCGCTTCTCGAAATCACCAGTCTCCTGCGCGTCATCGCCTATCGCTT encodes the following:
- a CDS encoding glycosyltransferase family 2 protein — encoded protein: MKLSIVVVTWNSAPDIESCLDSIHFGSEFEVIVVDNASSDATREKLGRYHHLKLVASTRNVGYASANNQGLKLATGEYVLLLNPDTRIELGALDALSLYLDEHPQVGAVAPRLVSPDGTTQFSIRSFPTAVSLFWELIGLARLFPKSHLFGRWKMKYFDYDQTSEVEQPMASCLMLRKTVLDSLPPSHSSLVPSPSSPVPRVMDERFPIFYNDVDLSKRMADAGWKTVYVADARVVHRHGASTRQVRVKMIPESHRSAFRYLRKHDHSGLFWLKAVVLLPLLEITSLLRVIAYRLSRRTP
- a CDS encoding GDP-mannose 4,6-dehydratase, which gives rise to MSRILVTGIEGFVGGHLARHLTSAGHTVIGLHWADTQPGLPAELHRGDICDFDGTRSLLEATRPDGIIHLAGLSSVALSESHQMTTYEVNALGTLKLLEAVRQLQLKCRVVLISSADVYGRSNVGRPLSEDLPSLPLSPYALSKHMTSEAGLFYHRAFGLDVVILRPFSHTGPGQATTFVFPKVANAIAQVEHGKREPVIEMGDLSIRRDYTDVRDVVRAYLLALERCTAGETYNVTSGKPLVIKEGVDYLCGLARVPVQVKSSAAKFRPHDIPLLTGDPSKFAAATGWKPEIPFTQTLSDLLDYYRSV
- a CDS encoding GDP-mannose 4,6-dehydratase: MKCLITGITGFAGSHLAEYLLSRGDCEVHGTMRWRSRTENVVHLGNRITNHVCDMRDATSMYELVRDVRPDRIYHLAAQSFVPMSWVAPAETMTTNVIGQTNIFEAIRAVGCPTRVQIACSSEEYGLVLPEETPIKESNPLRPLSPYAVSKVAQDLMGYQYHQSYGMHIIRTRGFNHTGPRRGDVFVTSNFAKQIVDIERGKQEPVIHVGNLNAVRDFTDVRDTVVGYYLALEKGKPGDVYNVATGKGYKIREMLDILLSFSKVKIETRPDPKRMRPSDVELLLGDATKLRTETGWEPKYKFEQTMKDLLDYWRSR